The proteins below are encoded in one region of Fibrella aestuarina BUZ 2:
- a CDS encoding S8 family serine peptidase, with protein MPQPPIPFPPVSDRADDDAQPTAGTATETLATVVIKFQEAVSLVDVFPVEQSAHSGVKASFRLSVDYLVSSQFARVFYGQLDDYKPVGIGEFWQYVSATGGTLVPLLNHTEPSLLLKLLERAYNQPNRMKSGYKVTRMDSVPLQSANPFTYFKVVCPLDRAVELEKALQAFTPDGKTKAPLLELAYVRGEFVGAGSRPSTATNPTDFRSLLNVPNTPFPADSSSRLHIVDQGWSPHRAYNHRLTLDQRSIRFPATDSVPEALIPHGCRVLGVLIGDDSIVKGVVPGVAVNLYSAYDDAGLTRIDDALAHAFDAATANDVILLELALVQLHKLDVLFPSGAGTTYYPLDTDQACYDLIWLATNELGLTIVEPAGNSSLDLDALDRYFATQQRRINPTDTVDYEANYSPTGRLAEGQIIHRARYVSNQLPSDPSQLVSPDSGAIVVGAATVKASKWVNSSSFGTRIDCVAPGEGLKTTDTNNGYLSSFGMTSGASALLAGFIVYLKAKQSGLTALSVRRLLRGAAQGNTTQSPVSLHGAVKFPNLGALLEQFAGGV; from the coding sequence ATGCCTCAGCCACCCATCCCTTTTCCTCCAGTCTCCGATCGTGCGGATGACGACGCCCAGCCAACCGCCGGAACCGCTACCGAAACCCTGGCAACCGTTGTCATCAAATTCCAGGAGGCCGTTTCTTTGGTGGACGTATTTCCTGTCGAACAGTCAGCTCACTCGGGCGTCAAGGCTTCATTCCGCTTATCCGTTGATTACTTGGTAAGCTCTCAGTTTGCGCGCGTCTTTTATGGACAGCTCGACGACTATAAGCCTGTCGGCATTGGCGAGTTTTGGCAATATGTATCGGCCACTGGTGGAACCCTTGTGCCGCTGCTAAATCATACGGAGCCTTCGCTTTTGTTAAAGCTACTGGAACGAGCCTACAACCAGCCAAACCGAATGAAGTCAGGCTACAAGGTAACCCGTATGGATAGCGTACCACTCCAGTCGGCTAATCCGTTTACTTACTTTAAGGTAGTCTGCCCCTTGGATAGAGCCGTAGAGTTGGAAAAGGCGCTACAGGCGTTTACCCCAGATGGTAAAACAAAGGCTCCGCTCCTTGAACTGGCCTACGTGCGCGGTGAATTCGTCGGGGCCGGTAGCCGACCTTCCACGGCGACGAATCCCACTGATTTTCGAAGCCTACTGAACGTACCCAATACGCCGTTCCCCGCAGATTCCTCTTCCCGTTTGCATATTGTCGATCAGGGCTGGTCACCCCATCGGGCGTATAATCATCGGTTGACCCTTGATCAACGCAGCATCCGGTTTCCGGCAACAGATTCGGTGCCCGAGGCTCTTATTCCGCATGGTTGCCGTGTCTTGGGCGTACTCATTGGCGACGATTCAATTGTAAAAGGAGTTGTCCCTGGCGTAGCGGTGAACTTATATTCTGCCTACGATGACGCTGGGCTGACCCGCATCGACGATGCGTTGGCCCACGCCTTTGACGCCGCCACCGCCAACGACGTTATCCTGCTGGAACTAGCCCTCGTCCAACTGCATAAGTTAGATGTATTGTTTCCGTCGGGAGCAGGCACTACCTATTACCCGCTTGATACCGATCAGGCTTGCTACGACCTTATCTGGCTGGCAACCAACGAACTGGGGTTAACTATCGTTGAGCCGGCCGGCAATAGCTCCCTTGATCTGGATGCACTTGATCGGTATTTCGCTACTCAACAACGCCGCATCAATCCGACCGACACAGTCGATTATGAGGCGAACTACTCACCCACAGGCAGACTGGCTGAGGGGCAGATCATTCATCGCGCCCGTTACGTCAGCAATCAACTCCCTTCAGACCCTTCGCAGCTCGTGTCGCCAGACTCAGGCGCGATCGTGGTTGGCGCCGCAACGGTCAAGGCCTCAAAATGGGTAAACAGTAGCAGTTTCGGCACCCGGATCGATTGCGTCGCCCCAGGTGAAGGCCTAAAAACCACGGATACCAACAACGGGTACCTATCTAGTTTTGGCATGACATCGGGGGCTTCAGCGCTACTAGCTGGCTTCATAGTCTATCTGAAAGCGAAGCAGTCTGGTTTGACCGCCCTATCGGTCCGACGGCTTCTCCGAGGGGCAGCACAAGGCAATACCACACAAAGTCCTGTGAGTCTGCATGGAGCGGTCAAATTTCCTAATCTGGGGGCTTTGTTGGAGCAATTCGCCGGTGGTGTGTAG
- a CDS encoding alpha/beta fold hydrolase — translation MPTLKTKDGTEIYYKDWGSGQPVVFHHGWPLSCDDWDAQMIFFLMHGYRVVAHDRRGHGRSSQTTDGHDIDTYAADAAELVEFLDLKDAIHIGHSTGGGEVARYVAKYGQGRVAKAVLISAVTPIMVVTDANPDGVPMSVFDEIRQNTAAQRPQYFYEFTMPFYGFNRPNATPLQGVRDNWWRQAMMGGINAHYYGIKAFSETDFTEDLKQIDVPVLVMHGEDDQIVPILTTAHKAIKLLQNGRLITYPGFPHGMPTTEAATINADLLAFIESES, via the coding sequence ATGCCTACGCTAAAGACCAAAGACGGTACGGAAATTTATTACAAAGACTGGGGATCGGGCCAACCCGTTGTTTTCCATCATGGCTGGCCCTTATCCTGCGACGACTGGGACGCCCAGATGATCTTTTTCCTGATGCACGGCTATCGGGTGGTGGCGCACGATCGCCGGGGGCACGGGCGTTCGTCGCAAACGACCGACGGACACGATATCGACACCTACGCCGCCGATGCCGCCGAACTGGTGGAATTTCTCGATCTGAAAGACGCCATCCACATCGGCCACTCGACCGGGGGCGGTGAAGTCGCACGGTACGTAGCCAAATACGGGCAGGGGCGCGTGGCCAAAGCCGTGCTGATCAGTGCGGTTACGCCGATAATGGTCGTCACCGACGCCAATCCCGATGGCGTGCCGATGTCGGTGTTCGACGAGATTCGGCAAAACACGGCGGCTCAACGCCCCCAGTATTTTTATGAATTTACCATGCCCTTCTACGGCTTCAATCGCCCCAACGCGACGCCGTTGCAGGGTGTCCGGGATAACTGGTGGCGGCAGGCCATGATGGGGGGTATCAACGCGCATTACTACGGCATAAAGGCCTTTTCCGAAACCGACTTCACCGAGGATCTCAAACAGATCGACGTACCGGTTCTGGTGATGCACGGCGAGGATGACCAGATCGTTCCCATTCTCACCACGGCCCACAAAGCGATTAAGCTTCTCCAGAACGGCCGGCTGATTACCTATCCCGGCTTCCCGCACGGGATGCCCACGACCGAAGCGGCCACGATCAACGCCGATCTGCTGGCCTTCATCGAGTCGGAGTCGTAA
- a CDS encoding glycoside hydrolase family 16 protein gives MHPFLPLTLLLLACGSATIDTAPGTPPTPPARKLVWADEFDKDGLPDPAKWGYDVGGNGWGNNELQYYTRARAENARVEKGNLIIEAIKEPYEGKAYSSARLLTQNTATWTYGRVEVRAKLPAGRGTWPAIWMLGKNIATAGWPLCGELDIMEHVGYDQDVIHGTAHTQAYNHVKGTQKEGKTTIATATSDFHVYAIDWTADTIAFSVDNQPYYSVSKSALGSQPAQWPFDQPFFLILNVAVGGNWGGAKGVDETIWPRRMEVDYVRVYQ, from the coding sequence ATGCATCCTTTCCTGCCCCTGACTCTTCTGTTGCTGGCCTGCGGCTCGGCGACGATCGACACCGCCCCTGGCACGCCCCCAACGCCCCCGGCCCGCAAGCTGGTGTGGGCCGACGAGTTTGACAAGGACGGCCTGCCCGATCCGGCCAAATGGGGGTACGATGTCGGGGGGAACGGCTGGGGCAACAACGAATTGCAGTATTACACCAGGGCCCGCGCCGAAAATGCCCGCGTCGAAAAAGGCAACCTGATCATTGAAGCGATCAAGGAACCGTATGAGGGCAAGGCCTACAGCTCGGCCCGGCTGCTGACCCAAAACACCGCCACCTGGACCTACGGGCGCGTGGAGGTGCGGGCCAAATTACCCGCCGGCCGGGGCACCTGGCCCGCCATCTGGATGCTGGGCAAAAACATTGCGACGGCGGGGTGGCCCCTTTGCGGCGAACTCGACATCATGGAACACGTTGGTTACGACCAGGACGTGATTCACGGCACGGCGCATACCCAGGCCTACAACCACGTAAAAGGCACCCAGAAAGAAGGCAAGACGACCATTGCCACCGCCACCAGCGATTTTCACGTTTACGCCATCGACTGGACCGCCGACACCATCGCCTTCTCCGTCGACAACCAGCCGTATTACAGCGTGAGCAAAAGCGCACTGGGTAGCCAACCCGCACAGTGGCCCTTCGATCAGCCCTTTTTTCTGATCCTGAACGTAGCCGTGGGCGGCAACTGGGGTGGCGCCAAAGGCGTCGACGAAACGATCTGGCCCCGCCGGATGGAAGTCGACTACGTGCGGGTGTATCAGTAA
- a CDS encoding alpha/beta hydrolase: protein MLTSAAAQPSDSVTVLADDSLVSVPLNRVVHLTIILPPHYTTTGPAYPVLYLNDGQDIPRLNLAHVLDSLYARQAIRPFVLVAPHANADRIQEYGTAARADYMNRGSKAAAYTDFVLTELLPHARKQYHVSPDPAGAAIAGFSLGGLSAFDIAFHHPDRFSRVGVFSGSFWWRKKKFSTDSGSAYDDDTDRIMHSLIRESTTKPPVRFWLQTGTNDETSDRNNNGVIDSIDDTLDIIKELTKKGFAQPADIRYVEVPGGEHNQRTWSEIMPDFLTWAFGK, encoded by the coding sequence ATGCTTACCTCCGCAGCAGCCCAGCCGTCGGATTCGGTCACCGTACTGGCCGACGATTCGCTGGTGTCTGTCCCGCTGAATCGGGTCGTTCATCTGACGATCATTCTGCCCCCCCACTACACCACCACCGGCCCCGCCTACCCCGTTCTGTACCTCAACGACGGGCAGGACATTCCCCGGCTTAATCTAGCCCACGTGCTCGACTCGCTCTACGCCCGGCAGGCCATCCGGCCTTTTGTGCTGGTTGCTCCGCACGCCAACGCCGACCGTATTCAGGAATACGGCACCGCGGCCCGCGCCGACTACATGAACCGGGGCAGCAAAGCCGCCGCCTACACCGATTTTGTGCTGACCGAACTGCTGCCCCATGCCCGCAAGCAGTACCACGTCAGCCCCGACCCGGCCGGGGCGGCCATCGCCGGTTTTTCGCTGGGGGGGCTGTCGGCTTTCGACATTGCCTTTCATCACCCCGATCGGTTTAGCCGGGTGGGCGTGTTTTCGGGGTCGTTCTGGTGGCGGAAGAAGAAATTCAGCACCGATTCAGGCAGCGCCTACGACGACGATACCGACCGCATCATGCACAGCCTGATTCGGGAAAGCACCACCAAACCGCCGGTCCGTTTCTGGCTCCAAACCGGCACCAACGACGAAACATCCGACCGTAACAACAACGGCGTCATCGACTCCATCGACGATACCCTCGACATCATTAAGGAGCTGACGAAGAAGGGTTTCGCCCAACCCGCCGACATCCGGTACGTAGAGGTGCCCGGTGGCGAGCACAACCAACGTACCTGGAGCGAGATCATGCCCGATTTTCTGACGTGGGCGTTCGGGAAATAA
- a CDS encoding sensor histidine kinase — MTACLVTYPQLRLFLDGMLAMMAVYALLSFAQHRKAIYWQYAFYIGCMVCTFRLVDHGYQNPHYQPGQRFDIVLSESLALMLYVRFTMQLMDVKRNDPTSYRVLQGILGLLVGYLLLDGILLLSDVSIPVRSALYTAGRILMALAALYVVPRIVWLRQSIVTYFVVGSFFFVMGCLVALSINFLPAIFVRNPTNPFSFPVIYMQIGVALEVLCFTLGISMRNSQLEQEQLVMQAKLIEQLRENERKQLQLQRIRADIARDLHDDVGGDLSSISMLSMAADRELVTRPEEARALLRLIGESARQVLANMRQIVWSLRAPVDEAAGTALPPEPLDCRLREAAEALFEHQFTKLHLDLPDFDAANPLPDELCRELYLIHKELLHNVLRHAKASNVDVCLQLTNQQLCLRVTDDGIGFDPANVPAQSNGLASLHQRASDLGGTLTIHSKPGRGTTCTFAMPYLGASYSPAAQPTEVAI, encoded by the coding sequence ATGACTGCCTGCCTTGTTACGTACCCGCAACTGCGCCTGTTTCTGGATGGCATGCTGGCCATGATGGCGGTCTATGCGCTGTTGTCGTTTGCGCAGCACCGTAAGGCTATTTACTGGCAATACGCGTTTTACATCGGCTGCATGGTTTGTACGTTTAGGCTAGTCGATCATGGGTATCAGAACCCGCACTACCAACCCGGCCAACGGTTCGACATTGTTTTATCGGAATCGCTGGCGCTGATGCTGTACGTCCGGTTTACCATGCAGCTGATGGACGTAAAACGGAACGACCCAACGAGCTACCGGGTGCTACAGGGTATATTGGGCCTGCTGGTGGGCTACCTGTTGCTCGATGGCATCCTGCTGCTGTCCGACGTATCCATTCCGGTTCGGTCAGCGCTTTATACCGCGGGCCGCATCCTGATGGCGCTGGCGGCGCTTTACGTAGTGCCGCGTATCGTCTGGCTCCGGCAGTCGATCGTAACGTACTTTGTGGTCGGCTCGTTTTTCTTCGTAATGGGCTGTCTGGTAGCCTTATCCATCAATTTTCTGCCCGCTATCTTTGTCCGTAATCCCACCAACCCGTTTTCGTTCCCGGTCATCTACATGCAGATCGGAGTGGCGCTGGAGGTGCTCTGTTTCACGCTGGGCATCTCCATGCGAAACAGTCAGCTGGAGCAGGAGCAGCTGGTCATGCAGGCTAAACTGATCGAGCAACTGCGGGAAAACGAGCGTAAACAACTGCAATTGCAACGCATCCGGGCCGACATTGCCCGCGACCTGCACGACGACGTGGGCGGTGACCTCAGCAGCATCAGCATGCTTAGCATGGCGGCCGACCGCGAGCTGGTCACCCGCCCCGAAGAGGCCCGGGCGCTGTTGCGGCTCATTGGCGAGTCGGCGCGGCAGGTGCTCGCCAACATGCGACAGATTGTCTGGAGCTTGCGCGCACCGGTGGACGAGGCCGCCGGGACGGCATTGCCCCCTGAACCACTGGATTGCCGGCTGCGCGAAGCCGCTGAGGCCCTGTTTGAGCATCAGTTTACGAAGCTGCACCTCGATCTGCCCGATTTCGATGCGGCCAATCCGCTGCCCGATGAGCTTTGCCGGGAGCTTTACCTGATTCATAAAGAGTTATTGCACAATGTATTGCGCCACGCCAAGGCCAGCAATGTCGATGTGTGTCTGCAACTGACCAACCAGCAGCTATGCCTGCGGGTGACCGACGACGGCATCGGGTTTGACCCGGCCAACGTACCTGCGCAGAGTAACGGCCTCGCCAGCCTACACCAGCGGGCTAGCGACCTCGGCGGCACGCTCACGATCCACTCTAAACCGGGCCGCGGTACGACCTGCACCTTCGCTATGCCGTATCTGGGCGCTTCTTACTCCCCCGCTGCCCAGCCGACCGAGGTTGCCATCTGA
- a CDS encoding esterase family protein, with amino-acid sequence MQESYIKYYSHRLGRDIEMLVYGHWGYPVLLFPTTMGRYYEAKDFKLIDAIQGHIESGHIKLYCIDSIDKDSWYAKHLHPGTRIWNHVLYDRFISEELVPYIQRECNVDKIGVAGCSFGGFQALNYAFRHPDQVAHLMAMGAKYDIRSFMDGYYDDNVYFNNPVDYVPNAQNEHLYQMRIVLGTSEYDFCKPSTLQMSGILNAKGIHHWLDVKPWGEHDWPVWRSQFPEYLNGI; translated from the coding sequence ATGCAAGAGTCGTACATCAAGTATTATTCACACCGGCTGGGGCGCGACATCGAGATGCTCGTCTACGGCCATTGGGGGTACCCGGTGCTGCTGTTTCCGACCACGATGGGGCGGTATTACGAAGCCAAAGACTTCAAACTGATCGACGCCATTCAGGGCCACATCGAGTCGGGGCACATCAAGTTGTACTGCATCGACAGTATCGACAAAGACAGCTGGTATGCCAAACACCTGCACCCCGGCACCCGCATCTGGAACCACGTGCTCTACGATCGCTTCATCAGCGAAGAACTGGTGCCCTACATCCAGCGCGAGTGTAACGTGGATAAGATTGGGGTAGCGGGTTGCAGCTTTGGTGGGTTTCAGGCGCTGAACTACGCCTTCCGCCACCCCGATCAGGTCGCGCACCTGATGGCGATGGGGGCTAAATACGACATCCGCTCGTTTATGGACGGGTACTACGACGATAACGTGTACTTCAACAACCCCGTCGACTACGTACCCAACGCCCAGAACGAGCACCTCTACCAGATGCGGATCGTGCTGGGTACGTCGGAATATGATTTCTGCAAGCCCTCGACGCTTCAGATGTCGGGCATCCTGAATGCAAAAGGCATCCACCACTGGCTCGACGTGAAACCCTGGGGCGAGCACGACTGGCCCGTTTGGCGGTCGCAATTCCCGGAGTATCTGAACGGGATTTAA
- a CDS encoding kelch repeat-containing protein, translating into MLWGGGDQLNTPLSVGKQVWQYDPTTDKWARRNDFPGEARYGGFGTTHNNKGYLIGGTGLNGMLADLWEYNDATDSWTQKAAPPTIISSGAFSGKAFLVGDKLTFTQFADNYYTYNFTTQAWSTAPAPDAIYKSALGGTGCTVYEYLTESSGANVYLFHQYRSVAGTPCLNLMGQLWQYTP; encoded by the coding sequence ATGCTGTGGGGGGGTGGCGATCAGCTCAACACGCCCTTATCCGTCGGGAAGCAGGTGTGGCAGTATGATCCCACTACCGACAAATGGGCCCGCCGGAACGACTTTCCGGGTGAGGCGCGGTATGGCGGGTTTGGCACCACCCACAACAACAAAGGCTATCTGATCGGTGGTACGGGGCTCAACGGGATGCTGGCCGACCTGTGGGAATACAACGATGCCACCGATAGCTGGACGCAAAAAGCAGCGCCCCCTACTATCATCAGCAGTGGCGCGTTTAGCGGGAAAGCGTTTCTGGTCGGGGACAAACTGACCTTCACCCAGTTCGCCGACAACTATTATACCTACAATTTCACGACCCAGGCGTGGTCGACGGCACCCGCACCAGATGCCATCTACAAATCGGCGCTGGGTGGTACGGGCTGCACCGTCTATGAGTACCTCACCGAATCCAGCGGGGCTAATGTGTATCTGTTCCATCAGTACCGCTCGGTAGCGGGTACACCCTGCCTGAATCTGATGGGGCAGCTCTGGCAATACACCCCCTGA
- a CDS encoding response regulator, with protein MAVRTAIFEDNMPLREALSFLIEATDGFDLLGAFGDCLSAEKQVGTLQPDVVLMDIDLPGRSGIDAVRSLHERYSHVDVLMLTVFDDDDRVFEAIRAGATGYLLKKTPPSRILEAIQEVYDGGAPMSPAIARRVMEAMQHRPNPNLADLTPRESEVLTLLAKGNSYKMVGAELGITVETTRTHVKRIYEKLHVHSVAEALAKYHGK; from the coding sequence ATGGCCGTCCGCACCGCTATTTTTGAAGACAACATGCCCCTGCGCGAGGCACTTTCCTTTCTGATCGAAGCCACCGACGGGTTTGACCTGCTGGGGGCCTTCGGCGATTGCCTCTCTGCCGAAAAACAGGTAGGTACGTTGCAACCCGACGTGGTGCTAATGGACATCGACCTGCCGGGCCGCAGTGGCATCGACGCCGTTCGGAGCCTGCACGAGCGGTATAGTCACGTAGATGTATTGATGCTCACCGTGTTCGATGATGATGACCGGGTGTTTGAGGCTATCCGGGCGGGGGCTACGGGGTATTTGTTGAAGAAAACACCCCCGTCCCGCATCCTGGAGGCCATCCAGGAGGTCTATGACGGCGGCGCGCCTATGTCGCCCGCCATTGCCCGGCGGGTAATGGAGGCCATGCAGCACCGGCCAAACCCTAATCTGGCCGACCTCACTCCCCGAGAAAGCGAGGTGCTGACGCTGCTGGCCAAAGGCAATAGCTACAAAATGGTCGGGGCCGAGCTAGGCATCACCGTCGAGACGACCCGTACCCACGTGAAGCGCATTTACGAGAAGCTTCACGTCCACTCCGTCGCCGAAGCCTTGGCCAAGTACCACGGCAAGTAA
- a CDS encoding ring-cleaving dioxygenase — MNPSILGLHHITAIANNAQRNYDFYTHVLGLRMVKRTVNFDDPTTYHFYYGNETGTPGTILTFFPWEGIGPGRNGVGMATEIGYSVPTDSLDNWVGRFRDANVAMGEQSERFGEQYLPFTDPDGLAFTLIVPKQPDSRPAWETDAIKPDMATRGFHSVTLTLQQIDATAKALTDMFGYRLLGQEGNRYRFQTDNVPEAAIVDLLEEPDGPVGRNAAGTNHHVAFRVANETVHMEFREKILASGLQITPKIDRDYFFSLYFREPGGVLFEIATDNPGFTVDEPLAELGNHLKLPRQYEASRSRIEKALPVLKTM; from the coding sequence ATGAATCCATCTATTTTAGGCCTGCACCACATCACGGCCATTGCCAACAACGCGCAGCGCAACTACGATTTCTACACACATGTGCTGGGGCTGCGCATGGTGAAACGAACGGTCAATTTCGATGACCCCACCACCTATCATTTCTATTACGGCAACGAGACCGGTACGCCCGGCACCATCCTGACCTTCTTCCCCTGGGAAGGCATCGGGCCGGGCCGCAACGGCGTGGGCATGGCTACCGAAATCGGCTACTCAGTGCCGACCGACAGTCTGGACAACTGGGTTGGCCGGTTTCGCGACGCCAACGTTGCCATGGGCGAACAATCCGAGCGATTCGGCGAACAGTATTTGCCTTTTACCGACCCCGACGGGCTGGCTTTCACGCTTATCGTGCCGAAACAGCCCGATAGCCGGCCCGCCTGGGAAACCGACGCCATCAAGCCGGATATGGCCACGCGTGGCTTCCACAGCGTGACGCTCACGTTGCAACAGATAGACGCCACGGCGAAGGCACTGACCGATATGTTCGGGTACCGGCTACTGGGGCAGGAAGGCAACCGCTACCGGTTTCAAACCGACAACGTACCTGAGGCCGCCATTGTCGATTTGCTGGAGGAACCCGACGGGCCCGTGGGTCGCAATGCCGCCGGCACGAACCACCACGTTGCGTTTCGGGTGGCCAACGAGACGGTTCATATGGAATTCCGGGAGAAGATTCTGGCCAGTGGCTTGCAGATCACGCCCAAAATCGACCGTGATTATTTCTTCTCGCTCTACTTCCGCGAACCGGGGGGCGTGCTGTTTGAAATCGCCACCGACAATCCCGGTTTCACGGTCGACGAACCGCTCGCCGAACTGGGCAACCACCTCAAACTGCCCAGACAGTACGAAGCCTCGCGAAGCCGCATCGAAAAGGCACTGCCCGTGCTGAAAACGATGTAG
- a CDS encoding sensor histidine kinase has translation MPTRSGSLVHRQLLLKVSVVAALLGLPFPHLGQSLRVTINGQAIERRDWLSMAVLRLPSRETSLTIQLLPGEQTALYEYRLIQRRTANWQSFRGAHTVQYHNLSGDEYQFQVRQLRGALLIQRRILIENLLWQRWWFAPSLFLYGLLVMGVVGFLFYRYRIRQFMRMQLIRDRIARDLHDDMGSYLSSISILSAALPADPARAKQNLDRIGQTARQVMDAMSDIVWSINPTQDTMQQVLDRMKQVADELFGSTDTAVVFSVEPGVDALSLPLERRRDFFLIYKEALTNAARYAAASQVQVRLDRQQSLLRLRISDNGHGFDPAHATHRPGGGNGLKNLQVRAGALSGTLSVESAPGQGTRVVLTLPL, from the coding sequence ATGCCTACGCGTTCTGGTTCACTCGTTCACAGGCAGTTGCTGCTTAAGGTCAGCGTGGTGGCGGCTTTGCTCGGCCTGCCCTTCCCCCATCTTGGCCAATCGTTACGAGTCACGATAAACGGGCAAGCTATCGAGCGCCGTGACTGGCTCAGCATGGCCGTTCTACGGCTACCCAGCCGCGAGACAAGCCTGACGATTCAGTTACTTCCCGGCGAGCAGACGGCTCTTTATGAATACCGGCTCATCCAACGGCGTACGGCAAACTGGCAATCGTTCAGAGGCGCGCATACTGTCCAGTACCACAACCTATCAGGCGATGAATACCAGTTTCAGGTACGTCAGTTGAGGGGGGCGCTTCTCATCCAGCGGCGGATTCTGATCGAGAACCTGCTCTGGCAACGGTGGTGGTTTGCCCCATCGCTGTTTTTGTATGGCCTGTTGGTGATGGGCGTAGTTGGTTTTCTGTTTTATCGCTACCGCATCCGGCAGTTTATGCGGATGCAGCTTATCCGTGACCGGATTGCTCGCGACCTCCACGACGACATGGGCAGCTACCTCAGCAGCATCTCCATCCTGAGCGCCGCCCTGCCCGCCGACCCCGCCCGCGCCAAACAGAACCTCGACCGCATTGGGCAAACCGCCCGGCAGGTGATGGATGCCATGAGCGATATTGTCTGGAGCATCAACCCCACCCAGGATACCATGCAGCAGGTGCTCGACCGCATGAAGCAGGTAGCCGACGAGCTATTCGGCTCGACCGACACCGCCGTAGTGTTTTCAGTCGAGCCGGGTGTCGATGCCCTCAGCCTGCCGCTGGAGCGGCGCCGCGACTTTTTTCTAATCTACAAAGAAGCCCTCACCAACGCGGCCCGCTACGCGGCGGCCAGTCAGGTACAGGTACGTCTCGATCGCCAGCAGAGCCTGCTACGGCTGCGTATCAGCGACAACGGGCATGGCTTTGACCCGGCCCATGCTACCCACCGGCCCGGGGGCGGGAATGGGCTGAAGAACCTCCAGGTACGTGCCGGGGCGCTGTCAGGTACGTTGTCGGTGGAGTCGGCACCGGGGCAGGGCACGCGGGTGGTGCTGACGCTGCCGCTTTGA
- a CDS encoding type I glyceraldehyde-3-phosphate dehydrogenase has protein sequence MATIGLYGFGRIGRQFLRIGLQQKLFVPVAIADIRDEPTLAALFAVDTNYGRWPERVSGEPGKLRVGEHDIAYYNSAKDVPDWGALGVDLVVDCTGRATTRAGAQVHLDRGARHVLISAPSKTLADCDAVLLKGINLDSFDPAKHRIISMGSCTTNALAAVVKVMLDNFGIQYGLFSTVHSYTNSQSLTDQPMKDRRDSWAAAENIIPSSSGAARALQFIWKDLRITGKAYRVPTRTGSIAELNLLTERDCTVQEVNDAFRRAAAEGPLKGVLDVLDDEWASSRIVGDPHSSIVDLPLTASEGKLLSIAAWYDNEWGFSNRLAEVAAYFADRIH, from the coding sequence ATGGCAACCATCGGTTTGTACGGCTTTGGCCGCATCGGGCGGCAGTTTCTACGCATTGGCTTGCAGCAAAAGCTGTTTGTTCCCGTCGCCATCGCTGATATTCGGGACGAACCCACGCTGGCAGCGTTGTTTGCCGTCGATACCAATTACGGGCGATGGCCCGAACGCGTGTCGGGCGAGCCGGGAAAGCTCCGCGTCGGTGAACACGACATCGCGTATTACAACTCGGCGAAGGACGTACCTGACTGGGGGGCGCTGGGCGTCGATCTGGTGGTCGACTGCACCGGTCGCGCCACGACGCGGGCGGGCGCGCAGGTACACCTGGACCGGGGCGCCCGGCACGTGCTGATCAGCGCGCCCAGCAAAACCCTGGCCGACTGCGACGCCGTGTTGCTGAAAGGCATCAACCTCGACAGTTTCGACCCCGCCAAGCATCGGATCATCAGCATGGGTAGTTGCACCACCAACGCACTGGCGGCCGTGGTGAAGGTCATGCTCGACAACTTCGGCATTCAGTATGGGCTGTTCTCGACGGTGCATTCGTACACGAATTCGCAGTCGCTGACGGATCAGCCTATGAAAGACCGGCGCGATTCGTGGGCCGCCGCCGAAAACATCATTCCCTCCTCGTCGGGAGCCGCCCGGGCGTTACAATTCATCTGGAAAGACCTTCGGATCACCGGCAAAGCGTACCGCGTACCCACGCGCACCGGCAGCATTGCCGAACTGAACCTGCTCACCGAACGGGACTGTACGGTGCAGGAGGTCAACGATGCCTTCCGCCGGGCCGCGGCCGAGGGGCCGCTCAAAGGCGTGCTCGATGTGCTGGACGACGAGTGGGCGTCGTCGCGGATTGTGGGGGATCCGCACTCGTCGATCGTCGACCTGCCGCTGACGGCCAGCGAAGGAAAACTCCTGTCGATTGCGGCCTGGTACGACAACGAATGGGGGTTCTCTAACCGCCTGGCCGAGGTCGCGGCTTATTTCGCCGACCGGATTCATTAA